A portion of the Gossypium arboreum isolate Shixiya-1 chromosome 8, ASM2569848v2, whole genome shotgun sequence genome contains these proteins:
- the LOC108467415 gene encoding protein RADIALIS-like 3 isoform X3, with protein sequence MDEFPKVLSGWSWEENKLFEVALAVVDEQQPDRWEVIAAMVGGEKSAEDVQKHYVVLLEDLQYIESGKLDQKLGGEPQSVCWTDGDNNLDTAGC encoded by the exons ATGGATGAGTTTCCAAAAGTTTTAAGCGGGTGGAGCTGGGAGGAAAACAAGCTGTTTGAGGTGGCTCTGGCGGTGGTGGATGAGCAACAGCCGGATCGTTGGGAAGTGATTGCAGCCATGGTTGGAGGGGAAAAAAGTGCAGAAGATGTGCAAAAACACTATGTCGTGCTTTTGGAGGATTTGCAGTATATAGAGTCGGGCAAACTTGACCAAAAACTTGGTGGTGAACCTCAATCAGTATGCTGGACTGATGGAGATAATAA CTTAGACACTGCTGGTTGCTGA
- the LOC108468242 gene encoding pectinesterase-like has protein sequence MSNKVVVAGVSIILVVGVAIGVVTTINHSRDAKGKLSPEMKVATSICSPTHYPDACHKTFASMNSTDPKEFVKKVIYAAEEEVKKFLNFSDSKIAEAKDNGLTKMALNDCKDMMQYAIDSLKATYADVDGSDLHNIGDRINDFRTWLSAVISYQQSCLDGFEHDSSWRETMEEAIVASSEQAANALTIVTKLIEILTKLGSELASPNTRRLFSVEETNYPSWFSTTDRKLIAKIDNSNLKPNAVVAKDGSGQFKTITEALAAAPKNSINRHIIYIKAGIYDEYITVDKQYTNILMFGDGPRRTIVAGRKGVKDGGGITTWQTATFSAIGSGFIAKSMGFQNNAGPEKHQAVALRIQSDKSAFFNCRMDGYQDTLYNHANRQFFRNCVISGTVDFIFGDSPTVIQNSLLIVRRPMEGQSNMVTAQGKTRIDENTGTVIQNCRIVPEQKLFIDRFKFPTYLGRPWKPYSTTIIMESTLGDFIRREGWMPFATQNHEDTLYYAEYNNRGPGANLDARVNWKGYHKIDKATAMKFTVEAFLHSKENWLPLTGVPFTAGLRY, from the exons ATGAGCAATAAAGTGGTTGTTGCAGGGGTTTCCATCATTCTTGTGGTGGGAGTCGCTATTGGCGTGGTTACTACAATTAATCATTCTCGTGATGCTAAGGGTAAATTGTCTCCTGAAATGAAGGTTGCGACTAGCATTTGTTCACCTACTCATTATCCAGATGCTTGTCATAAGACTTTCGCCTCTATGAACAGCACTGATCCTAAAGAATTCGTTAAAAAGGTTATCTATGCTGCTGAAGAAGAAGTCAAAAAGTTCCTCAACTTTTCTGACTCCAAGATTGCTGAAGCTAAGGACAATGGCCTCACAAAGATGGCCTTGAATGATTGTAAGGACATGATGCAATATGCCATTGATTCACTTAAGGCAACATACGCTGACGTAGATGGAAGTGATTTGCATAACATTGGTGATCGCATAAACGATTTTAGGACCTGGTTGAGCGCTGTTATCTCATACCAACAATCATGCTTGGATGGATTTGAACATGATAGCAGCTGGAGAGAAACCATGGAAGAGGCTATTGTTGCTTCTAGTGAACAAGCAGCTAATGCTTTGACAATTGTGACAAAGTTGATCGAAATTCTTACCAAGTTAGGTTCCGAGTTGGCTAGTCCTAACACTCGTAGACTTTTTTCTGTTGAGGAAACAAACTATCCTTCATGGTTTTCAACTACAGACCGCAAGCTTATAGCTAAGATTGATAATAGCAATTTGAAACCAAATGCTGTTGTGGCTAAGGATGGTAGTGGCCAATTCAAGACCATTACTGAAGCTTTAGCTGCCGCTCCCAAGAACTCCATAAACCGACATATAATCTACATCAAGGCCGGAATTTATGATGAGTACATCACCGTGGACAAACAATACACCAACATCCTTATGTTCGGTGATGGTCCAAGAAGAACTATTGTCGCCGGTCGCAAGGGTGTAAAAGATGGCGGTGGAATTACCACCTGGCAAACTGCCACTTTCT CGGCTATTGGAAGTGGGTTTATTGCCAAATCCATGGGATTTCAAAACAATGCTGGTCCTGAAAAGCATCAGGCAGTGGCACTTCGAATTCAATCAGATAAGTCAGCTTTTTTCAATTGCAGAATGGATGGTTACCAAGACACCTTGTACAATCACGCAAACCGCCAATTTTTTCGTAATTGTGTCATCTCTGGAACTGTTGACTTTATCTTTGGCGACTCTCCTACTGTAATCCAAAACTCGTTGTTAATTGTGAGGAGGCCAATGGAAGGTCAATCTAACATGGTGACCGCACAGGGTAAGACACGGATTGATGAGAATACCGGTACTGTAATCCAAAACTGTAGGATTGTCCCTGAGCAAAAGCTCTTCATCGACAGATTTAAGTTCCCGACATACTTGGGCAGGCCATGGAAGCCGTACTCTACAACTATTATCATGGAGTCTACGTTAGGAGACTTCATTAGGCGTGAAGGATGGATGCCCTTTGCTACTCAAAATCACGAAGATACCCTCTATTATGCAGAATACAATAATCGTGGCCCTGGTGCTAACCTCGATGCAAGAGTTAATTGGAAGGGTTACCACAAGATAGACAAAGCAACGGCGATGAAATTCACTGTCGAAGCATTCCTTCATAGCAAAGAAAATTGGCTGCCTTTGACTGGCGTTCCGTTCACTGCTGGATTAAGATATTGA
- the LOC108467415 gene encoding protein RADIALIS-like 3 isoform X1 — translation MDEFPKVLSGWSWEENKLFEVALAVVDEQQPDRWEVIAAMVGGEKSAEDVQKHYVVLLEDLQYIESGKLDQKLGGEPQSVCWTDGDNNILGSIGHKLIHLHSLDTAGC, via the exons ATGGATGAGTTTCCAAAAGTTTTAAGCGGGTGGAGCTGGGAGGAAAACAAGCTGTTTGAGGTGGCTCTGGCGGTGGTGGATGAGCAACAGCCGGATCGTTGGGAAGTGATTGCAGCCATGGTTGGAGGGGAAAAAAGTGCAGAAGATGTGCAAAAACACTATGTCGTGCTTTTGGAGGATTTGCAGTATATAGAGTCGGGCAAACTTGACCAAAAACTTGGTGGTGAACCTCAATCAGTATGCTGGACTGATGGAGATAATAA TATTTTGGGTTCGATTGGACATAAACTGATCCATCTCCACAGCTTAGACACTGCTGGTTGCTGA
- the LOC108467415 gene encoding protein RADIALIS-like 3 isoform X2: protein MDEFPKVLSGWSWEENKLFEVALAVVDEQQPDRWEVIAAMVGGEKSAEDVQKHYVVLLEDLQYIESGKLDQKLGGEPQSVCWTDGDNKHCWLLMLTAIAYVP, encoded by the exons ATGGATGAGTTTCCAAAAGTTTTAAGCGGGTGGAGCTGGGAGGAAAACAAGCTGTTTGAGGTGGCTCTGGCGGTGGTGGATGAGCAACAGCCGGATCGTTGGGAAGTGATTGCAGCCATGGTTGGAGGGGAAAAAAGTGCAGAAGATGTGCAAAAACACTATGTCGTGCTTTTGGAGGATTTGCAGTATATAGAGTCGGGCAAACTTGACCAAAAACTTGGTGGTGAACCTCAATCAGTATGCTGGACTGATGGAGATAATAA ACACTGCTGGTTGCTGATGCTGACCGCCATAGCTTATGTTCCATAA